CCGATGACGCTAACTCCCCATTGTCTGTACACATTCGATTCTGCCCGGGTAGAGAATAAAGGGCCTTCCATGCACAAATAAGTACCGCCTTTGTGCACCCGTACACCAATGGATTTAGCCGCATTAAATAAAGTATTGGCAAGGGTACTGCATACCGGATCGGCGAAACTTACATGTCCTACAATTCCTTCTCCGAAGAATGTGCTGATCCTGCCTTGTGTTCTGTCAAAGAACTGGTCTGGAATAACAATGTCTAAAGGTTTAATCTCTTCTTTCATACTTCCAACAGCGCTGACAGCAATGATATGTTCCACACCTAACTTCTTCATCCCGTAAATATTAGCCCTGAAGTTGAGTTCTGATGGCAAGATCATGTGTCCTCTGCCATGACGTGGCAGAAAAGCTACTTTCCGTCCTTCTAAGGTTCCTACCATAAAACTATCAGATGGCTTGCCAAAAGGGGTATCAATTGACACCTCTTTTACCTCTTGAATTCCCTCTATATTGTAAAGGCCGCTTCCCCCAATAATGCCGATCATCTGTTCTCTCATGTTTATCTCTCCTTTTACCATAACCTTTCTTGCTACAGAGCAACGAATCTCCAGGATCAAAATCTTTATTGTTTGTATTTTTTTTCGCCTGAGCAATATGGTTACTGCTCAGAATAAAAACGTCTAGATTATGCGAAAAGTATCCTCTCTGTGTCAATAAATAAAATTTGAAGTGTTTTGAGGACGTTGATATAATCCACCTACATGTGAGAATTTCCCTGTATGTTTAATAAGCAACAATGAAAAGAAAAGGATGATGATGTGAAAAATCATGAGATTGCAGCATTATTTGAACGGATTGCTAATGTACTGGAGCTTAAAGGGGAAAATGCTTTTCGCATAAATTCTTACCGGAAGGCTGCCCGGATACTTGGAGATGTAACGGAGGATATAGAAGTACTTGCCAGGGAAGGGAAATTAAAGGATATTCCCGGCATCGGAGAAGGTATGGCCGAAAAAATTATGGAATATATTCATACCGGAAAAATGTCCAAGTACGATGAGGTAATGAAGGAAATTTCTGAAGAAACAATAACCCTTATGCAGATACCTGGCTTAGGTCCAAAAACCGTAGCCATGTTGAATAAGAAATTAGGTATCGTGAGTTTGAGTGACCTTGAGAAGGCTTTACAAGAAGGCAAGCTAAAGGGGTTATTTGGGATGGGAGATAAGAAGATTCAAAATATTATGAGAGGGATCGAGCTATTTAAGACGAGTCAGCAGCGTATCCCTATTGGAATGGCATACCCTGTTGTGAAAGGGATTATAGAAGTATTAAAACACCATTCACAAACAAGAGATATCCAATCAGCAGGTTCGTTGCGCAGAATGAAGGAAACTGTTGGGGATATAGATATACTAGCCACCGGTACGCATGGTGAGGATATTGTAAAATCTTTTGTAACTATGCGTGGTGTAACACAGATATTAGCAGCAGGGGATACCAAAGGAAGTGTTCGGGTGGAGGAAGGTGTGCAAGTAGACTTGCGAGTGGTTCGTGAAGATGAGTTCGGTTCTGCATTACAATACTTTACCGGCTCAAAGGAACACAACGTCCATCTCCGGGAGATTGCTAAAAAGAAGGGATATAAGATCAGTGAGTATGGCATCTTTAAGGACAATAAAAAGATTGGGGGAAGTAGGGAGGAGGAAATTTATAAGGTACTGGGGATGGACTGGATACCGCCTGAGTTGCGGGAAAATAAGGGAGAAATCGAAGCTGCTCAGGAGGGGAAGCTACCGAATCTCATTAAACTTTCAGATATCAAAGGAGATCTCCACAACCATTCTGATTGGAGTGATGGCAATTCCACTTTTGAGGAAATGGCCAAACGAGCTATGGATATGGGATATAGGTATCTCGTGGTATCGGATCACTCACAATCACTCCATGTGGCGAATGGTTTGAGGGAGGAAGAACTGCTTGAAGAGATTGAGGAGATTGATAATTTGAATAAAAAATTGAAAGGATTTACCTTATTGAAGGCGACAGAAGTGGATATTATGGCTGATGGGTCTATTGATTTTCCTGATAAACTATTAGAAAAACTGGATGTTGTTATAGCTTCTATCCATAGCGGATTTAAGCAAGAGAAGAAAAAAATTACCGAACGAATGATTGCTGCTATTCGCAATCCTTATGTCAACATCATCGCTCATCCAACAGGCCGGTTAATTGGTAAACGTGAAGGGTATGAGATAGACCTGGATAAGGTTATGGAGGCTTGCGTTGAAACCGGTACGGCGCTTGAGCTTAACTGTTATTATGATAGGCTCGATCTCAATGATAGCAATTGCAAAAAGGCAAAAGAGACAGGAGTTATGATTGCAATTAGTACCGATGCCCACCATGTGGATCAGATGTGGATGATTGAATTGGGTGTGGGGATAGCCCGCAGGGGTTGGCTGGAGGCAAAGAATGTAATTAACACATTCTTACTCCATGACTTAAAAGCCTTTTGTAAGAAAAAAAGGGCAGCTATCTAATTACTTCACACAACGATAGCGCTTATTCCTCTATCTGATCCAACAGGGTAGAACTTTCCCGAGGAAATTCAGTCATCACCTCTGTGTATTCTCAATATAACATCAGAGACGATACAAAGCCCACCAAACTTTTTTATAATAGGCTTTATAGCCTCTACAACCTTATGCATCTGATTTTCCTCACCCACAACTAATATGTAACTGTTTTTAAATAAATCTGCAAATTCATAACCAGACCGCACCCCCCGATGGCCTTTTCCTGTTACATCTTTTATAACACTGTAACCAGAAACTCCAACCTCTTCAAGGAGTTTAATAATATTTTCAACTTCAAGAGAATCTGTTACTATTTCTACTTTTACCACTCTTTTCATATTTTTATTTCCAAAATAAGGGAATCCATTGATCAGTTCTCATAATTAAATAGTAATACAAAGGTATTCCTACGATAATATTGAACGGAAAGGTAATAGCTAAAGCCATGGGAACGAATAGGCTTGGATTTGCCTCAGGAAGCGACAATCGCATAGCTGCAGGGACTGCAATATATGAAGCGCTGGCACAAAGTACTGAAAAAACGAGGGCATTTTCTGGCTGCAAGTGTATGAGCTTTGCTATAAAAATAGCAACACACGCATTAAGAACTGGAACTAATATCGCAAAAGGCGGTAAAAAGAATCCTGCGCTTTTCAGATCGCCAATTCTTTTTGCTGCCAAAAGTCCCATATCAAGAAGAAAAAAGCTTAGCATTCCCTTGAAGATGTCTTTTGTAAAAGGTTTTAAAGTATCCCACCCTTCTTCACCTGAAGCTAATCCAATCAAAAGACTACCGGATATAAGTAATACAGAACCATTCAGGAAGGCCTCCTTCATGACCATACCCCAGGAAAAGTGATTACCCTCTTTATTATTCGGAGCAAATAATCTTGCTAAGATAATACCGATAACGATTGCCGGTGATTCCATAAGCGCAAGCGCTGCTACCATATACCCTCCAGGCTCAAGACCTAATGTCTGAAGAAAAGTAACAGCGGTTATAAACGTTACCGCACTTATGGAACCATATGTTGCAGCAATTGCTGCAGCATTATAAGTATCCAATTTAATCTTTAAGATAAAGAATGTATATATCGGTACAATAATAGCCATTAATATACCAGCAGACAAGGAAAAAATAACTTCCTGATTGATACCTGTTTTACGAAGCTCGACTCCACCATGAAATCCTATAGCAAGCAAGAGGTAGAGTGAGAAAAGCTTGGGTAGGGGGTCGGGGATCTTGAGGTCTGATTTACAGAACGATGCAATCATTCCGAGAAAGAAGAAAAGAACCGGGGGATGCACTAAATTATTAATAATAAGACCAATATCCATATCTTTTCTCCATTCTCCATATTTTCTCCTTATGTATAAAATAACAATAAGCTTAAGTTAAATATTATGCCCGTTATGAGCTACTCAATATGAAATTTAAATTTTAATCTAAAACGGATAGGGTAATACACAAATAGTATTCCAAATTAATTATTATCTTAGAATATAATATTAGTGTTTATATAACAAAGACTTAGCTGAATAGTGATTAATTGTTTTAGATTATACAGGCAAATTATGATAAAATGTTATCATTTCATTTTTGAAATTTATTTTCCAATTTCGCTTTATTACTACTACGGTAAGCTCACACAGGAGCCGAAAATACTATCTAACTATGATATACCAGGCCCTCCTATGTGAATTCATGGATTATAAATTTTACAGTGAGAGTATTTTTTTCATAAGCTTACGTTACCGGTAGAAAACGAATCGGGATAAATTTTACACCCTTGTAAGGAGAATGCATGAATAGGCTGTTTTTGTTCTTTGTCCTGATAATATATATGATATGTTCTGGCTGCAGGATGGTCTCTATGACTGAAGCATATGTAGAGAGAGAAATACCTTATCACCATAGAAATACGTTAGCCGTGATGTGTTTTGATGATGAACATATTCAGAAAGATGAAGTGAAGGGTCTCTTTATTAAAACAATCAGTAATCCTGATGCGGGTGAAATGCTTGCAGGTATGATGACCGATGCATTATCAGATTGGGGAAGATATCATATCTTAACGCGTTCGGAAATTAGGAGGATATTAAAAGCTGAAGACATGAAAGAAGAACTGATGAGAGAGAGAGATTCTATTGCTCTGGGAAGAATATTAGGGGTAGACGCTGTGGTTATTGGTAAAATATATAAGCTTGAGTTATCGAATGCGGCAATCTACCAGTGTGGAAAAGTATCTTTTAAAGCCGATTGTATTGATACAAAACAAGGAAAAATCTTATGGTCTATAGAAGCAAACAAGAGCGTGCCTTATAAGGACGAAGTTGTGTTGGCAAGTGAAGCCATCAAAGAAGCAGTTGAAAAACTTGAAAAAGAGATAGATAAAAAATAACTACAGAATAAACTTTATAAAGGCATACTCCAATAAATTACTACAAAACATAATATTATATATTTTCCTTAGCACATTTACAAACAGTACCTTCCTTGACTTCTGTATTGCAATTTCCACATCTGAAACAATATTTTTCCTCATCCCAGTAAGTTCTTAATGTATGACTTTCATCAAACAGTTCATTTTTAGGATTTTTCCACCAATGTCCTACTCTCTTCTTCATTAATTTCCCTCTCCAAAATTTGTATTCGCCGGTTTCATGGTTATAAAATCAGAAGCGCCTTATGCTAATACAAGGCGCTTCTGGATAGAGAAAACTTTGGGCTGTTTAATGTTTACAGATACATTTATCTGTCTTTCCCTTCACACATTCTGGGTCACATTTTATCGTATCCGGGCATTTGCAAGCATCCGGACAATTAGGTTCCTTTGCAAAGGTGTTAACCGTACCTATACCGAACATCAATGCGCCCACAAACGTCGCGGTAATACCAATTTTTTTAAACATAGGCATCTCCTTTTAATTTAATGAAAAAGCATGAAAATAAAGGACGTATTTTTTCCTGAAACTATCCATAAATCAATTTCAGGAATATCCCTCCGGATGTTTGCGCGCATCATTAATTTATATAAGATAAAAGTCAGGCACTCATTGGCTCTATCCCAATGTACGTGCATCAAACTTGATACATAAAATAAAAAATTTTAAAAATTCAATCATCACCTCCTCTCATGATGTTGTATCGATGATTGCAAATACGGTCCGTAAGGTTAGTTTCGGTTTTTTAAAGAGAAAAATTCTCTCAGATCAGAATTCGCTTTTTACTATGATATGGGAAATTCTTTAAAACAAAAAGCCTTACTGTCAAGATATTCAGTAAGAAAATCTTCGGCAGTAAGGCTATCTTATTTTAATCGTGTCAGTTGTGAGTGTAAGCGTCTATTACTTATACTGACACTGTCCACTATTACAAGACCCTTTCCTTTGCGTCCCCTGATTACTCAAGGTTTGCCTTTATCGTAATGTATTATATATCTTAAATAACATGCATATCTCGGTATTTCAAGAAAAATATAAAATCTTAAAGGCATAAGAGATAATCTGCAGGTAATAAAGAGAAAGAAAGGTCACCTGGTTGAGTATTTGCTACGTTATTTGGAATTATCGAGCCTTTTTGTTATTTCACTCAAAAGTCTTTCTTTGTTAAAAGGTTTTTCTAAAAACGAAATATTTCCTAATGCCTGGAAACACCGGTAAGCCTTTTCCTCTAATACAGAAGCCATAATAACCGGTACATTTCTGTATCGGCTGTCCTTTCTGAGTAAAGCAAATAGTCTGTCTCCTGTAACACCTTCCATTAAAATATCGAGTATTACCATATCATACGTATTTTCTTTTATTTTTTTGAGTCCATCATCTGCATTTGAGGCGAGGGTAACGGTAAACTGTTCCCCTTGGAGCATGTCTTTATAAAATTCTTGCATTTCCGAGTCATCTTCTACAATGAGTAATTCCTTCATTTATCTTCAACTCCTTTGAAAAGATTATTTGTATTTCGTTTCTTCTCTACCGGTATATGTTTTCCAGCGTATTGGCAAAATAGTTATAAACAATTTTTCGTATTTCCTGTATACTTTTATATCTTTTGATGTTCTTTGATTTTACCAGTAATTTAAAAGCTTTCAAGGGAATTTAATGCTTGTTTATCTCTATTTGTTTTGATATGTTTTTATCTTTAGGTATGATATAAAACTACGGATAGTCTCTGGTAAAAGTTATCGTTAATTGCATAATTCTATGGTGGGAAATGCTAAATGAGAGAATCAATTCGTGTAGTTAATACAATATTGTATTGCCGTTGCTGGCAAGAGACAGTTGTCTTTTATCGTGATACTCTCGGTTTTCCAATAACGTTTAGAAATGACTGGTTTATAGAGTTCAAAGTAAATGACTGCGCTCGTTTAAGCGTGGCAAACGAGAAACGCGCCACTATTAAAAGTGCAAACGGTCAGGGATTGACGCTTGCTTTTCAAGTGGATAAAGCCGATGAAGCGTGGCAGGGGTTATTCGCTAAGGGGATACGTATAGGAAAGATTTCAGACCATCCCTGGGGGGGAAGATCCTTTTTTTTGTTT
The genomic region above belongs to Candidatus Jettenia caeni and contains:
- a CDS encoding methylthioadenosine phosphorylase — its product is MLRRKKIQTIKILILEIRCSVARKVMVKGEINMREQMIGIIGGSGLYNIEGIQEVKEVSIDTPFGKPSDSFMVGTLEGRKVAFLPRHGRGHMILPSELNFRANIYGMKKLGVEHIIAVSAVGSMKEEIKPLDIVIPDQFFDRTQGRISTFFGEGIVGHVSFADPVCSTLANTLFNAAKSIGVRVHKGGTYLCMEGPLFSTRAESNVYRQWGVSVIGMTNLQEAKLAREAEICYSTLAMATDYDCWHIEEEPVTLEMIIANLNKNAETAKQILRSAIPKIEQKRSCSCATAVQNAIVTHKNTIPESVKKKLDVIFGKYLR
- a CDS encoding DNA polymerase; its protein translation is MKNHEIAALFERIANVLELKGENAFRINSYRKAARILGDVTEDIEVLAREGKLKDIPGIGEGMAEKIMEYIHTGKMSKYDEVMKEISEETITLMQIPGLGPKTVAMLNKKLGIVSLSDLEKALQEGKLKGLFGMGDKKIQNIMRGIELFKTSQQRIPIGMAYPVVKGIIEVLKHHSQTRDIQSAGSLRRMKETVGDIDILATGTHGEDIVKSFVTMRGVTQILAAGDTKGSVRVEEGVQVDLRVVREDEFGSALQYFTGSKEHNVHLREIAKKKGYKISEYGIFKDNKKIGGSREEEIYKVLGMDWIPPELRENKGEIEAAQEGKLPNLIKLSDIKGDLHNHSDWSDGNSTFEEMAKRAMDMGYRYLVVSDHSQSLHVANGLREEELLEEIEEIDNLNKKLKGFTLLKATEVDIMADGSIDFPDKLLEKLDVVIASIHSGFKQEKKKITERMIAAIRNPYVNIIAHPTGRLIGKREGYEIDLDKVMEACVETGTALELNCYYDRLDLNDSNCKKAKETGVMIAISTDAHHVDQMWMIELGVGIARRGWLEAKNVINTFLLHDLKAFCKKKRAAI
- a CDS encoding nitrogen regulatory protein produces the protein MKRVVKVEIVTDSLEVENIIKLLEEVGVSGYSVIKDVTGKGHRGVRSGYEFADLFKNSYILVVGEENQMHKVVEAIKPIIKKFGGLCIVSDVILRIHRGDD
- a CDS encoding two-component response regulator, translating into MKELLIVEDDSEMQEFYKDMLQGEQFTVTLASNADDGLKKIKENTYDMVILDILMEGVTGDRLFALLRKDSRYRNVPVIMASVLEEKAYRCFQALGNISFLEKPFNKERLLSEITKRLDNSK